The following nucleotide sequence is from Paeniglutamicibacter kerguelensis.
GAAGAAACCTACCTGCGCGCCGACCCCGTCCCGGAGCATGCCCAGGTGAGGCTCGAGAACAGGGCCGACGGGAGCGCACCCGGACACACGCTGCGGGCCCTGAAGGCGCTTCCCAAGTTCTACACCCTGCTGGCCCCGGAACGGGCCGAGGCCGCGGCCAGGCAACCGGTCCACCTCAGCCTCCCGGGGAGCCCGGACACGGCAGCGCTTTTCGCGGCCCTGTACGCAAACGAGCGGCACACCGTGCTGCTCGAATCCAGCAATCTTTCCTTTGCCGACCCCCGGCAACGCAACCGCTTCAGCATCATGGCCGCGGCCGACACCGACGAAAGCGCCGTCCTGGAACACCTCCAAGGAACCGGGACGCTGCACGAGGGCACCGCCACGGCCAGGATCGCCGGCGGCTTCTTCGATTTCCTGGCGAAACAATGGGACACCGGTTCCTTCCTCCCGGCCGAGACGGAACTGCCCTTTGTGCCCGGATGGCTGGGCTACCTGGGCTACGAGCTCAAGCGCGAAACCGGCGGAAGCGATCTCCGCACGGATCCGGCCGGCCCCGGGGCCATCCCCGACGCGGCCCTGATCCGGCCCTCGCAGGTTGTCGTCCTGGACCATGGAAGCAACACCGTGCACCTGTTGTGCTCGGCGGGTTCCGATCCCGGGGCCTTTGCCGCCCGCGTCCGGGCGGCGTTGGAGGCCCTGCCCGGAAGCGCGCCGGAACCCCCGGCGTTGGCCCCGGCCCCGCGGTTCGCTGTCCGCGACAACAGGCCCGGCTACCTGGCCAAGGTCCGTGCCGCCCAGGAACAGATCCGCCAGGGCAACAGCTACGAGGTCTGCCTCACCACCTCCCTGCACTCGGCCCGGGTTGCCTGCGACCCGTGGGAGAACTACCTGCGGCTGCGTGCTGCCAACCCAGCACCGTTCGCCCACTACCTCCGCTTCGGCGACATGGCCGCGGCCAGCACCTCCCCCGAACGCTTCATGTCGATCGGCGCGGACGGCTGGATGCGCGCCGAACCCATCAAGGGCACCCGGCCGCGCGGTGCCACGCCGGAGGCGG
It contains:
- a CDS encoding chorismate-binding protein gives rise to the protein MATSPALILGIDGRSGAGKSTLAAELATELRRHREVTVFHLEDIYPGWDGLAAGMASYVSDVLVPLRRGRNATWNTWDWAAGTPGAPSTLSAAPVVIIEGVGAGCAAARELLDALVWVEVADETRKTRALTRDGEVFAAHWDRWADQEETYLRADPVPEHAQVRLENRADGSAPGHTLRALKALPKFYTLLAPERAEAAARQPVHLSLPGSPDTAALFAALYANERHTVLLESSNLSFADPRQRNRFSIMAAADTDESAVLEHLQGTGTLHEGTATARIAGGFFDFLAKQWDTGSFLPAETELPFVPGWLGYLGYELKRETGGSDLRTDPAGPGAIPDAALIRPSQVVVLDHGSNTVHLLCSAGSDPGAFAARVRAALEALPGSAPEPPALAPAPRFAVRDNRPGYLAKVRAAQEQIRQGNSYEVCLTTSLHSARVACDPWENYLRLRAANPAPFAHYLRFGDMAAASTSPERFMSIGADGWMRAEPIKGTRPRGATPEADQALKAELASSPKDRAENIMIVDLLRNDLSHFADPATLSVSRLCAIETYATVHQMVSTIDARLLPGASRAEAIAAAFPAGSMTGAPKISTMEILDGLEDGRARGLYSGAVGYFSATGATDLSVVIRTLVMVREPEQDLWNLSLGVGGAITADSSPQEEWDEVRTKAFGVLSALGSVFPDASD